From a region of the Buttiauxella agrestis genome:
- a CDS encoding acyl-homoserine-lactone synthase, which translates to MNEKAKMVPVNNIMQPVETVHPAMNIHNKNYADLSKPSAYGCISGERKYHDLLLSVFQLRHRVFKERLQWDVSSINGHEIDKFDIHDTKYIITTDTESNVKGCVRILPTTSPYMLSEIFPFLWQSESPIPCSASIYELSRFAFEKEQSVKGYGFSSSVIKLLRNLILYAKDKKIEQFIFVTTTIIERMLKIQGISIERIGSEISMRNAKTVVTIMNINSQTEKSIFG; encoded by the coding sequence GTGAATGAAAAGGCAAAAATGGTGCCAGTAAATAATATCATGCAGCCGGTAGAAACCGTACATCCAGCAATGAATATTCATAATAAAAATTATGCTGACCTATCGAAGCCTTCAGCATATGGTTGTATTTCAGGTGAACGCAAATATCATGATCTATTGTTATCAGTATTTCAACTACGACATCGAGTATTCAAAGAACGCTTGCAATGGGATGTTTCCAGTATAAACGGTCATGAAATAGATAAGTTCGACATCCATGATACCAAATATATTATCACTACCGATACTGAGAGCAATGTAAAAGGTTGTGTTCGAATCTTACCTACAACGTCACCTTATATGCTGAGTGAGATTTTCCCTTTTTTATGGCAAAGTGAATCTCCTATTCCTTGTTCAGCATCCATCTATGAACTTTCACGTTTTGCCTTCGAGAAAGAACAGTCGGTGAAAGGATATGGATTCTCATCTTCGGTAATCAAATTACTCCGAAATTTGATTTTATATGCAAAAGATAAAAAAATTGAACAATTTATTTTTGTTACCACCACAATAATTGAACGAATGCTCAAAATTCAGGGTATTTCTATTGAAAGGATTGGTTCAGAAATATCAATGCGTAATGCAAAAACCGTCGTAACAATAATGAATATTAATAGCCAAACAGAAAAATCCATTTTTGGATGA
- a CDS encoding glycosyl hydrolase family 18 protein has product MSNITKPDATTDESYQLDNFDSATDSEKFSYTSARVAKPVYNKYNTVGRPKVFGYYTDWSQYDSRLEGKQEPASDRGRGVDLTLVSPTAFDKLIVGFAGIIGDQGEKSSAIAKGASDFGINTQDGSVTFLDVWGDAQSYLNNGFPNWVDIPMPDDFQQDKVQGVLGGLRDLQKKAKAQGHNLILSFSVGGWTMSNGFHDMARDSQQRTRFCASIIDLFKRFPMFTALDIDWEYPGAAGNNNPYSDDDSVYYILLMKDLRAAFTNAGLGNTEISIASSADPTILAKSDVPGLLAAGLNGINLMTYDFFGTPWAASLNHHTNLHKTNETTWGVDAAVDYLISVGVAQSSINIGYAGYTRNARNAVITQPSPLIGTYEPGSGTTTGSFESGSTEWYDIIYNYLDLETQKGKNGFQLYTDELADADYLYNTSSKLFLSLDTPRTVKAKAEYAREKGLGGVFTWTADQDNGLLVNAAREGLGAPIVNQVIDMTPFYFKGVNVSPDPIDRAPVAQIQGPKSPVSPIAELTFDGSHSYDPDGDPITWQWNVPAGLNVSGNLTDQIIKLRVPATGYQSSYTVSLTVSDGTKSGSDSYTFQVAGGINQPPVAVVTGNETVASGATGTLNGSNSYDPEGQPLTFFWTLPANVTAISLTEKVLAYTAPTVLVNQPLVFKLMVTDAGGLSDTVSYDIVVQTASAYPQWDVNTVYNEADRVSWKGKNYAAKWWTQGTEPGTQDSAGGDPWLLLGSLPGTNQPQCPDVKGGCCAPRGRNPGRNR; this is encoded by the coding sequence ATGTCCAATATTACTAAGCCCGATGCAACTACAGATGAGTCCTACCAACTTGATAATTTTGACTCTGCAACTGATTCAGAGAAATTTAGCTACACTTCTGCCCGTGTCGCAAAACCTGTTTACAATAAATACAATACAGTAGGACGTCCGAAAGTTTTCGGTTATTACACAGACTGGTCTCAATACGATAGCCGCTTAGAAGGTAAGCAAGAGCCCGCTTCTGATCGCGGCCGTGGCGTAGATCTAACACTGGTTTCACCAACTGCATTTGACAAACTCATCGTAGGTTTTGCTGGAATTATCGGCGACCAGGGGGAGAAATCTTCGGCAATAGCGAAAGGTGCATCAGATTTCGGCATTAATACGCAGGATGGCTCAGTCACATTTCTGGATGTTTGGGGTGATGCGCAAAGTTACTTGAACAATGGTTTTCCGAATTGGGTTGATATCCCCATGCCTGATGATTTTCAGCAGGATAAAGTACAGGGTGTGTTGGGTGGCTTGCGTGATTTACAAAAGAAAGCCAAAGCTCAGGGCCATAATTTAATTCTCTCTTTCAGTGTCGGTGGATGGACCATGAGCAATGGTTTTCACGATATGGCTAGAGATTCACAGCAACGAACCCGCTTCTGTGCCAGCATCATTGACTTGTTTAAACGCTTCCCAATGTTCACTGCGTTGGATATCGACTGGGAGTACCCTGGTGCTGCGGGGAATAATAATCCTTACAGTGATGATGACAGTGTTTATTACATTCTCTTGATGAAAGACTTACGAGCAGCCTTTACCAATGCAGGTTTAGGCAACACTGAAATTAGTATTGCTTCATCAGCAGATCCTACAATTCTTGCCAAATCAGACGTTCCCGGATTACTTGCGGCAGGTCTAAACGGAATTAACCTGATGACCTACGACTTCTTTGGTACACCCTGGGCTGCCTCTCTCAATCATCACACTAACCTGCATAAAACAAATGAAACGACCTGGGGAGTTGATGCTGCAGTGGATTACCTCATTTCTGTCGGTGTCGCGCAAAGTAGCATTAATATTGGTTATGCGGGCTACACACGTAACGCCCGCAATGCAGTAATCACTCAGCCTTCACCGCTAATTGGTACGTATGAACCAGGGTCGGGCACTACGACAGGTTCCTTTGAATCTGGTAGTACTGAATGGTACGACATCATCTATAACTACTTGGACCTTGAAACTCAAAAAGGTAAAAACGGTTTCCAGCTTTATACCGATGAACTTGCCGATGCCGACTACCTTTACAATACATCATCGAAACTGTTTTTGTCTCTGGATACTCCACGCACAGTAAAAGCCAAGGCAGAATATGCGCGTGAAAAAGGATTAGGCGGCGTTTTTACCTGGACGGCAGATCAGGACAATGGCCTATTGGTCAATGCTGCACGTGAAGGGCTCGGTGCGCCAATCGTTAATCAGGTCATTGATATGACACCGTTTTACTTTAAAGGTGTCAATGTCAGCCCCGACCCAATTGACCGTGCTCCAGTAGCACAAATCCAGGGGCCCAAAAGCCCAGTGTCACCGATTGCTGAGCTCACTTTCGATGGCAGCCATTCCTATGACCCAGACGGTGATCCGATAACTTGGCAGTGGAATGTTCCGGCAGGGCTAAACGTGTCGGGCAATCTGACGGATCAAATAATTAAGTTACGTGTGCCTGCTACGGGTTACCAAAGTAGCTACACCGTTTCACTGACCGTCTCAGATGGCACAAAGTCCGGCTCCGATAGTTATACATTCCAGGTTGCAGGTGGAATTAATCAACCACCGGTCGCCGTAGTAACAGGTAATGAAACGGTTGCCAGCGGTGCTACAGGCACACTAAACGGATCTAATTCTTACGATCCGGAAGGACAACCATTAACCTTCTTCTGGACACTACCAGCCAACGTAACAGCAATCTCATTGACAGAGAAAGTTTTGGCGTATACCGCACCAACAGTTTTAGTCAATCAACCTTTGGTTTTCAAATTGATGGTTACGGATGCCGGTGGTCTCAGTGACACCGTTTCATATGACATTGTTGTTCAGACGGCTTCCGCTTACCCACAGTGGGATGTAAATACTGTGTATAACGAAGCAGATCGCGTCAGTTGGAAAGGTAAAAACTATGCAGCTAAATGGTGGACACAAGGTACCGAACCTGGCACGCAAGACAGTGCCGGTGGCGATCCATGGCTCCTGCTGGGCAGTTTACCTGGAACAAATCAACCTCAATGCCCGGACGTGAAAGGCGGTTGCTGTGCCCCAAGAGGACGAAATCCTGGCCGTAATCGGTAA
- a CDS encoding helix-turn-helix transcriptional regulator, with product MNDNNDFHTNFIDLNEVINEHIQDDIYRWLFSIKFDSYAYVVSPRNGNDFFILNGFNFLWKKHYTEYQFHKIDPILAKARNYQCPYIWSSVNLSIDNRFLNCAKKHGVRFGYSVSLPLNEDYLSVLSIVRNNDAFISRKDSVSTIGMMYIYLQKLNDSSQAYINTMNSKQLIIPRLTKREQECLQWVAEGKTNWEISKILSISERTVIFHVNNCMAKLDSKNRVQAITKAMRVKIIT from the coding sequence ATGAATGATAACAATGATTTTCATACTAACTTCATCGACCTCAACGAGGTTATTAATGAACACATTCAAGATGATATTTATCGTTGGTTATTTTCAATAAAATTTGATAGCTACGCTTACGTTGTTTCCCCACGCAATGGTAATGATTTTTTTATATTAAATGGATTTAATTTTCTTTGGAAAAAACACTATACTGAGTATCAGTTTCATAAAATAGATCCTATTTTAGCTAAAGCCAGAAATTATCAGTGTCCATATATATGGAGTAGTGTTAATTTATCAATAGACAATAGATTTCTTAATTGTGCCAAGAAACATGGTGTGCGTTTTGGTTATTCGGTATCATTGCCATTGAACGAGGATTACCTTTCAGTATTGAGTATTGTCCGTAATAATGATGCTTTCATCTCTCGAAAGGATTCTGTTAGCACAATTGGTATGATGTATATTTATTTGCAAAAACTGAATGATTCCTCACAGGCATATATCAATACCATGAACAGCAAACAGCTAATTATACCTAGGCTGACTAAAAGGGAGCAGGAATGTTTACAATGGGTGGCTGAAGGGAAAACAAACTGGGAGATAAGTAAAATACTTTCGATTTCAGAAAGAACGGTTATTTTTCACGTTAATAACTGCATGGCTAAACTTGATTCGAAAAACAGAGTGCAGGCCATTACGAAAGCCATGCGCGTGAAAATAATTACATAG
- a CDS encoding autotransporter outer membrane beta-barrel domain-containing protein: MTIEDDSYANNITNNGLLNIKAVDGKATEDTTPSITGDVITNAGATTFVWAHADISAADFTVAGNVYFDGSHGASNSLNYQVNSLDMQGGSVFLDPTNYSSLTTDTLSGSGNFYINTSIGEMKGSTINITGTDSGNFNVYATDSGVSPVNDDPLRVVTANGGTAEFKLANKGSVVDAGTYEYHLVTDGNGNGNWDLSTGSTPPAPPETAPAYTPSTSAVLSMAVTEPIINDVEMHTVRDRVDAVRDTSHDLNVWARYIGNKQSVNNNAAGFYMNLNGVMLGADASKDFANSHLTVGGIVGDTNSDVDFDKDGSGNVDSLSTGGYLSWMNNSGYYVDSIVKVNKFKDGVNATMTSGGAADGDYNQNGLSGHLEAGKYFTYDRSFVAPYVAVTGFTTDHDNYNLSNGMKADVSSVNSLVVESGVNLGTRINVRSAELKPYLKLAVAYELVNDNIVQVNDDRLEDNMSDVTGIYDAGINA; this comes from the coding sequence ATGACCATAGAGGACGACAGTTACGCCAATAACATTACCAATAATGGCCTGTTAAACATTAAAGCCGTAGACGGCAAAGCGACAGAAGATACTACACCCAGCATCACCGGTGATGTCATAACTAATGCCGGTGCCACGACTTTTGTCTGGGCACATGCAGACATTTCAGCGGCAGATTTCACTGTAGCGGGTAATGTTTACTTCGACGGTTCACACGGTGCCAGCAATTCGCTGAATTACCAAGTTAATTCTCTGGATATGCAGGGTGGCAGCGTCTTTCTCGACCCCACTAATTACAGCTCGTTAACCACAGATACGCTCAGCGGCAGCGGTAACTTTTATATCAATACCAGTATTGGTGAGATGAAAGGCAGCACGATTAATATCACCGGGACTGACAGTGGTAATTTCAATGTATATGCCACCGATTCTGGCGTCAGCCCGGTCAATGATGACCCCTTGCGCGTTGTCACGGCAAATGGCGGGACGGCTGAATTTAAGCTCGCCAATAAAGGTAGCGTCGTGGATGCCGGGACTTATGAATATCACCTGGTTACAGACGGTAACGGTAACGGTAACTGGGATTTGTCCACGGGCTCTACACCGCCAGCACCACCTGAAACTGCGCCAGCGTATACACCATCGACTTCTGCCGTTTTGTCGATGGCGGTCACAGAACCCATCATAAACGATGTGGAAATGCACACCGTCCGCGACCGTGTTGATGCGGTTCGCGATACGTCGCATGATTTAAATGTGTGGGCGCGTTACATCGGCAATAAGCAAAGCGTCAATAATAATGCTGCCGGGTTTTATATGAACCTTAACGGCGTAATGTTGGGTGCAGATGCCAGCAAAGACTTCGCCAATAGCCATCTGACCGTCGGCGGTATTGTGGGTGATACCAATAGCGACGTCGATTTCGACAAAGATGGATCGGGCAATGTTGATTCATTGTCAACGGGCGGCTATCTAAGCTGGATGAATAACAGCGGATACTACGTCGACAGTATCGTGAAAGTGAACAAGTTCAAAGATGGGGTCAATGCCACAATGACCAGCGGTGGTGCCGCTGATGGGGACTACAACCAGAATGGACTCTCGGGGCATCTTGAAGCAGGAAAATACTTCACTTATGACCGCTCGTTCGTCGCCCCTTACGTTGCCGTGACCGGTTTTACTACCGACCATGATAACTATAATTTGTCCAATGGCATGAAAGCTGATGTCAGTAGTGTGAATTCCCTGGTAGTAGAAAGCGGGGTAAATCTTGGCACCAGGATTAACGTTCGCTCTGCTGAGCTCAAACCGTACCTGAAACTGGCGGTGGCATATGAACTGGTGAACGACAATATCGTACAGGTCAATGACGACCGACTGGAAGATAATATGTCTGACGTGACTGGCATATATGATGCGGGTATTAACGCATAG
- a CDS encoding helix-turn-helix domain-containing protein, whose product MEDKAFTPGEKPFESIRRLIDVCSPHGTFVDTHSDMVHVSLTGNNGEQVVIVLLEGVMNIFRNSDQLLYAVVSGPTFIGVLASGYRKEINTFCALKGSKVLTLPRDTVIELVTKHGLVRELIDYYRYIIDYQSYIADLMISRTTYEIVCGLLHELALLPIESRKKISVSNYILARTHLARSGVMKMLADLRLGGYIEIQNGKLKGIIKNFPAKY is encoded by the coding sequence ATGGAAGATAAAGCATTCACTCCTGGCGAAAAACCGTTCGAGTCCATTCGCCGTCTTATTGATGTATGCAGCCCTCACGGCACATTTGTTGATACGCATTCAGATATGGTCCACGTTAGTTTGACAGGCAATAATGGTGAACAGGTTGTGATAGTGCTTCTTGAAGGGGTGATGAATATTTTCCGCAACTCAGACCAACTGCTTTACGCTGTCGTTTCTGGTCCAACATTCATTGGTGTACTGGCTTCAGGTTACCGTAAGGAGATTAATACTTTCTGCGCGTTAAAGGGAAGCAAAGTGTTAACATTGCCACGCGATACCGTTATCGAGCTGGTCACGAAACACGGTTTGGTTAGAGAATTGATTGATTATTATCGTTATATTATTGACTATCAAAGTTATATTGCGGATTTGATGATAAGTCGTACAACTTATGAAATTGTCTGTGGCTTGTTGCACGAACTCGCCCTGTTACCCATTGAAAGCCGAAAGAAGATTAGTGTCAGCAATTATATTCTTGCCCGAACTCATCTTGCCAGAAGTGGAGTGATGAAAATGTTGGCAGACTTACGTCTTGGTGGTTATATTGAAATACAAAATGGCAAACTAAAAGGAATAATAAAAAACTTCCCTGCAAAATATTAA